From the genome of Candidatus Promineifilum breve, one region includes:
- a CDS encoding IS110 family RNA-guided transposase, whose product MSDTYSFLGIDIAKATFEAVLQVGPRQNSRGFDNDPADFRALSRWLDKNGAGRVWAVQEATGRYGEALAHYLSQQGHAVSVVNPARIKAYGASKLRRAKTDRLDAALILDFGRTQRPALWTPPTAEQQELCALVRRVADVQHMHQQERNRLTAGSHPPIVQASLQAILAVLEAQIVALQKAIEAHLQAHPALRHTCQLLRSIPGIGLLTAVRLMVELPNIHAFDNPRQLVAHAGLAPSVCQSGTSVYGRGHTSRKGNAVLRAQLYMPALVALRHNPVIQAMQQRLQRAGKPKMVIVVAAMRKLLHLAFGVLKSGRPFDPAFALSPALGT is encoded by the coding sequence ATGTCAGACACCTATTCCTTTCTGGGCATCGACATCGCCAAGGCCACGTTCGAGGCCGTGTTACAGGTCGGGCCACGGCAGAACAGCCGCGGCTTTGACAACGACCCGGCCGACTTTCGAGCGCTGAGCCGCTGGCTGGACAAAAACGGGGCCGGCCGAGTGTGGGCGGTCCAGGAGGCCACCGGGCGATACGGTGAGGCCCTGGCCCACTACCTGAGCCAACAAGGCCACGCCGTTTCGGTCGTCAATCCGGCGCGCATCAAAGCCTATGGTGCGTCCAAGCTCCGGCGGGCCAAGACCGACCGGCTGGATGCCGCCCTCATCCTGGACTTTGGCCGCACCCAGCGCCCTGCCCTCTGGACGCCGCCCACGGCGGAACAGCAGGAGCTGTGCGCCCTCGTGCGGCGCGTGGCCGACGTGCAACACATGCATCAGCAGGAGCGCAATCGCCTGACCGCCGGTTCTCATCCGCCCATCGTTCAGGCCAGCCTGCAAGCCATCCTGGCCGTGCTCGAGGCCCAGATCGTGGCGTTGCAAAAGGCCATTGAGGCCCATCTGCAGGCCCATCCCGCTCTGCGCCACACCTGCCAACTGCTGCGTTCCATCCCCGGCATCGGTCTGTTAACCGCCGTCCGCTTGATGGTCGAGTTGCCCAACATCCACGCCTTCGACAACCCCAGGCAACTGGTGGCCCATGCCGGCCTGGCTCCGTCCGTTTGCCAATCCGGCACATCGGTCTATGGGCGCGGCCACACCTCCCGCAAGGGCAATGCTGTCCTGCGCGCGCAGTTGTACATGCCCGCGCTGGTTGCCCTGCGCCACAATCCTGTCATCCAGGCCATGCAGCAGCGCCTGCAGCGCGCCGGCAAACCCAAAATGGTCATCGTCGTCGCCGCCATGCGCAAGCTGCTCCATCTAGCCTTCGGCGTCCTTAAGTCCGGCCGCCCCTTTGACCCGGCTTTTGCCCTTTCGCCTGCTCTGGGTACTTGA
- a CDS encoding CBM96 family carbohydrate-binding protein, producing the protein MKPRIVGLCLLALMLLLVGIMPAVMAQGEPSNPPPPTPALPAPAATPRPHQGQPGLVPSSPNDFTVSGKVTDVFNQPVTDVWFDVYNTSTWDYYTTSTNASGNYSLSLPAGDYDIDPYKSGWLFKPEMIHVTVGPNKPNKNFQAVDANWQVAWYNAIEDGYTNEGSKTANYGSASILRVKNAAADMNAYVKFDVYDLVQETEPGTCFATGDGWLMTYVKEPGPDGGGVYPVGNNWNETTLNWNNAPAITGDPIGQFGAETDESNAWARLSKPATGDGVYSFAIRNNSSDSVDYSSWEGGDYPWLVVDYRVEYKDFLSANISYDDWAGLAPFTVQFLDRSYGCATSWHWDFGDGATSTQPNPSHTYSSPGYYGVSLTVSNGTSSVNAGDGIYVVEPVTQFFISPATNATIGGIAAQAADVLLYDRPSNTWTMVYDGSAHNTLKNISAVDFDGTDLLLTFSANQAIPGLGTATPYDVVRFTPDDPYTYPLGSGSFSWQFQGRPKGLTTAGEKIDAYAYSWAELLSTSGAASLPTDPIIKRADEDLFSWYAWDNSWLTWPLDGSTITGLAAEDINGVAYDWTDDLYITILGTFNLGGISGDGKSIVLLEATGGGYTPSLVPWLAPGATFPSTIDAIEVVR; encoded by the coding sequence ATGAAACCGCGCATTGTCGGATTGTGTCTGCTGGCCCTTATGCTGCTCTTGGTCGGCATCATGCCGGCCGTCATGGCCCAGGGCGAGCCGAGCAACCCTCCCCCGCCGACGCCCGCCTTGCCCGCCCCGGCCGCCACGCCCCGGCCCCACCAGGGGCAGCCGGGCCTGGTGCCCTCCTCGCCCAATGATTTCACCGTCTCCGGGAAAGTGACGGACGTTTTTAACCAACCCGTCACGGATGTTTGGTTCGACGTCTATAACACCAGCACCTGGGATTACTACACGACCTCAACCAATGCCAGCGGCAATTATTCGCTCTCCCTGCCCGCCGGGGATTACGATATCGATCCCTATAAGTCCGGCTGGTTATTCAAGCCTGAGATGATCCATGTCACCGTCGGCCCGAACAAGCCCAACAAGAACTTCCAGGCCGTCGACGCGAATTGGCAGGTGGCCTGGTATAACGCGATCGAAGACGGCTACACCAACGAGGGCAGCAAGACCGCCAACTATGGTTCGGCTTCCATTCTGCGCGTCAAGAACGCGGCGGCCGACATGAATGCCTACGTCAAATTCGACGTATATGACCTCGTGCAGGAAACGGAACCCGGCACCTGCTTCGCCACCGGCGATGGCTGGCTGATGACCTACGTCAAAGAACCCGGCCCCGACGGCGGCGGCGTCTACCCCGTCGGCAACAACTGGAACGAGACGACCCTCAACTGGAATAATGCGCCGGCGATCACCGGCGACCCAATCGGCCAGTTCGGGGCCGAGACCGACGAAAGCAACGCCTGGGCGCGCCTATCGAAGCCGGCGACCGGTGACGGCGTCTACAGCTTCGCCATCCGGAACAATTCGTCTGACTCGGTCGATTACAGCAGTTGGGAGGGCGGCGATTATCCGTGGCTCGTCGTCGACTACCGGGTCGAGTATAAGGATTTCCTCTCGGCCAATATTTCCTATGACGACTGGGCCGGGTTAGCTCCCTTCACAGTTCAGTTTTTAGACCGATCGTATGGCTGCGCCACGTCCTGGCACTGGGACTTCGGCGACGGCGCCACAAGTACTCAGCCGAACCCCAGCCACACCTATTCGTCCCCCGGCTATTACGGAGTTAGCCTGACCGTGTCCAATGGTACCTCTAGCGTTAACGCGGGCGACGGCATCTATGTCGTCGAACCTGTCACGCAGTTCTTCATTAGCCCCGCCACCAATGCCACAATCGGCGGCATCGCCGCGCAGGCGGCCGACGTCCTGCTCTATGACCGGCCGTCCAACACCTGGACGATGGTCTATGACGGCTCGGCCCACAACACCCTGAAAAATATCAGCGCTGTGGATTTTGACGGCACAGACCTGCTACTGACTTTCAGCGCTAATCAGGCCATTCCCGGTCTGGGAACGGCGACGCCGTATGACGTCGTCCGCTTCACGCCCGACGACCCCTATACCTACCCGCTTGGCTCCGGCAGTTTTTCATGGCAGTTCCAGGGCAGGCCAAAGGGGTTGACAACGGCCGGCGAGAAGATCGATGCTTATGCCTACTCCTGGGCAGAATTGTTATCCACGTCTGGAGCGGCGTCGTTGCCGACCGACCCAATCATCAAGCGGGCTGACGAAGACTTGTTCAGTTGGTATGCCTGGGATAACAGTTGGTTAACCTGGCCACTGGACGGCTCGACGATCACCGGTCTGGCCGCCGAAGACATAAACGGCGTCGCGTACGATTGGACCGATGATTTGTACATCACCATCCTCGGCACCTTCAATCTGGGCGGGATCTCCGGCGACGGCAAAAGTATCGTCCTGCTAGAGGCTACCGGCGGCGGCTACACGCCATCGCTCGTGCCCTGGCTGGCCCCCGGCGCGACCTTCCCCTCCACCATCGACGCCATCGAGGTGGTGCGCTAG
- a CDS encoding class II fructose-bisphosphate aldolase: MIVTTAQLFQEAYGRYAVGAYNINNMEQALGLFQGHIEAQAPFIIQLSKGARKYANARVLEAIIRAVESEYPEAIFAVHLDHGDEQTCYDCIDSGFYSSVMIDASHETFAENVAITRRVVERAHAKGISVESELGMLGGVEEDIKVDEKHAMLTDPDEAQAFVEASGCDSLAVAIGTSHGAYKFAGSQGLHFDRIEAIQAALPGFPLVMHGSSSVPQSEVQRINAAGGALNPNAKGVDDSQFGRAAKLGVTKVNIDTDGRLVWTRVHREFFRDHPEGFDFRTPGKEYVKAYADFIVDKSRKLGSAGHLEEVRAAVM; the protein is encoded by the coding sequence ATGATCGTCACCACCGCCCAGCTATTCCAGGAAGCCTACGGCCGCTACGCCGTCGGGGCCTACAACATCAACAACATGGAGCAAGCCCTCGGCCTCTTCCAGGGCCACATCGAGGCCCAGGCCCCGTTCATCATCCAGCTCAGCAAGGGGGCGCGCAAATACGCCAACGCCCGCGTGCTGGAGGCCATCATCCGCGCCGTGGAGAGCGAATACCCCGAAGCCATCTTCGCCGTCCACCTCGACCACGGCGACGAGCAGACCTGCTACGACTGCATCGACTCCGGCTTCTATAGCTCGGTGATGATCGACGCCTCCCACGAGACGTTCGCCGAGAACGTCGCCATCACCCGCCGCGTCGTGGAGCGCGCCCACGCCAAAGGCATCAGCGTCGAATCGGAACTGGGCATGCTCGGCGGCGTGGAGGAAGACATCAAGGTTGACGAGAAGCACGCCATGCTGACCGACCCCGACGAGGCCCAGGCGTTCGTGGAGGCCAGCGGCTGCGACAGTCTGGCCGTCGCCATCGGCACCAGCCACGGGGCCTACAAGTTCGCCGGCTCCCAGGGGCTACACTTCGACCGCATCGAGGCCATCCAGGCCGCCCTGCCCGGCTTCCCGCTGGTCATGCACGGCAGCAGCAGCGTGCCCCAATCCGAGGTACAGCGCATCAACGCCGCCGGCGGCGCGCTGAACCCCAACGCCAAGGGGGTGGACGACAGCCAATTCGGCCGCGCCGCCAAACTGGGCGTGACCAAGGTCAACATCGACACCGACGGCCGCCTCGTCTGGACGCGCGTCCACCGCGAATTCTTCCGCGACCACCCCGAGGGCTTCGACTTCCGCACCCCCGGCAAGGAGTACGTCAAGGCTTACGCCGACTTCATCGTCGATAAGAGCCGCAAGCTGGGTTCGGCCGGGCACTTGGAAGAGGTTCGCGCCGCAGTGATGTAG